In one Triticum dicoccoides isolate Atlit2015 ecotype Zavitan unplaced genomic scaffold, WEW_v2.0 scaffold74033, whole genome shotgun sequence genomic region, the following are encoded:
- the LOC119347709 gene encoding G patch domain-containing protein 8-like produces MERPGHGGIGSGGGSKNPPPSGKKEAGDEEYGGGYDRLDEEVEFRLPRGHRPVENLDTEGLEQASVDTRLASSNVGFRLLQKMGWKSGKGLGKNEQGILEPIKAGIRDAKLGVGKQEEDDFFTAEDNVQRKRLNVELEETEEHIKKREVTAEREQKIRSEVKEIQKTFFCSLCNKQYKLAYEFESHLSSYDHNHRKRFKEMKEMQSGGSGNRDDRQKREQQREEKELAKFAQLADAHRKQQKEKQEQPDISGEQATSKNLPTPGNQDQRRTLKFGFSKMTPSKAPVGSMSKKPKIGTKVPSVFGNDSDEEA; encoded by the exons ATG GAGAGGCCCGGCCACGGCGGcatcggcagcggcggcggcagcaagAACCCGCCGCCCTCTGGGAAGAAGGAGGCGGGGGATGAGGAGTACGGGGGAGGGTACGACCGGCTGGACGAGGAGGTGGAGTTCCGGCTGCCGAGGGGGCACCGGCCGGTGGAGAACCTGGACACGGAGGGGCTGGAGCAGGCCTCGGTCGACACCCGGCTCGCCTCCTCCAACGTCGGCTTCAGGCTGCTGCAGAAGATGGGATGGAAGTCCGGCAAGGGCCTCGGCAAGAACGAGCAAg GTATACTGGAGCCAATAAAAGCTGGTATCAGGGATGCAAAATTAGGAGTGGGAAAGCAAGAGGAGGATGACTTCTTCACAGCTGAGGacaatgtacaaagaaagagattaAATGTTGAACTTGAGGAGACCGAAGAGCATATTAAGAAGCGTGAG GTCACAGCAGAACGTGAGCAGAAAATCCGCAGTGAGGTTAAGGAGATACAGAAGACGTTCTTTTGCAGCCTCTGTAATAAGCAATACAAGCTGGCATATGAGTTTGAGAGTCATCTAAGCTCATATGACCATAATCATAGGAAG AGGTTTAAGGAAATGAAAGAAATGCAAAGCGGCGGCAGTGGCAACCGTGATGATAGGCAGAAACGTGAGCAGCAGCGAGAAGAGAAGGAGCTGGCAAAATTTGCCCAACT GGCAGATGCTCATAGGAAGCAGCAGAAAGAGAAGCAAGAACAACCAGATATCTCAGGAGAGCAAGCTACGTCAAAGAACTTGCCGACCCCGGGCAATCAGGATCAGCGTCGAACATTGAAGTTTGGCTTCTCCAAAATGACCCCTTCCAAG GCACCTGTTGGCAGCATGAGCAAGAAGCCAAAGATTGGCACCAAGGTCCCTTCCGTCTTCGGAAACGACAGCGACGAGGAGGCGTGA
- the LOC119347715 gene encoding tRNA (adenine(58)-N(1))-methyltransferase non-catalytic subunit trm6-like, which translates to MAQPPPPQTTPVTAVIPREAWEGCSVLLDINDGDRLAFFRLTPGATVKIGDRSCSLQPLLGRPFGSLFRVGPDGLLPCSAAAAAAPSQDDRPRDGGRPQDETRDNRSLVDNNTAQTLSSEDIEAMKREGASGDAIVEALIANSSTFGNKTVFSQEKYKLKKQKKYAPKVLLRRPSTRSICETYFKKYPARIGFMRVDTLSLLLSMANVGAYSDVLAVDMVGGLVVGAVAERLGGTGYVCSTYLGSAPSSIDIIRMYNLDSEMTSRIFQAPLSDLCSLKSSGNAPGSVQGDAVEPSGVPDESLQSSLEKPSDTEVSDGNAQSTTAQPIVIGAPEPATDEHLNQGDIPIDIEAPEPADEHLNQGGISMPDCKGSNGNSIAPKAPRAGKAPSPERMKYWGEHGFSSLIVAAPGHEVESVVADLLPLLSYSAPFAIYHQYLQPLATCMHSLQVSKMAIGLQITEPWLREYQVLPSRSHPHMQMNAFGGYILSGIRVHKPDPSGARVQEKSSGATESMLVSL; encoded by the exons AtggcgcagccgccgccgccgcagacgACGCCGGTGACGGCGGTGATACCGCGGGAGGCGTGGGAGGGCTGCAGCGTGCTCCTCGACATCAACGACGGCGACCGCCTCGCCTTCTTCCGCCTCACCCCCGGCGC GACGGTGAAGATAGGGGACAGGAGCTGCTCGCTGCAGCCGCTGCTCGGCCGCCCCTTCGGCTCCCTCTTCCGCGTCggccccgacggcctcctcccctgctccgccgccgccgccgccgcgccgtcccAAG ATGATAGGCCACGGGACGGTGGCCGGCCGCAGGACGAGACGAGGGACAATAGGTCCCTGGTCGACAACAACACCGCGCAGACGCTGTCCAGCGAGGAcatcgaggcgatgaagcg GGAGGGTGCGAGCGGTGATGCGATCGTGGAGGCCTTGATAGCGAACAGCTCCACATTTGGAAATAAGACGGTGTTCTCACAG GAGAAATACAAGCTGAAGAAACAAAAGAAATATGCGCCTAAAGTGCTCTTGCGACGCCCCTCTACCCGAAG CATTTGTGAgacatatttcaagaagtatccagCTCGAATAGG GTTTATGCGAGTTGATACGCTCTCCCTCTTGTTGTCAATGGCAAATGTTGGTGCATATTCAGATGTGCTTGCCGTTGATATGGTTGGGGGTTTAGTTGTTGGAGCTGTAGCTGAACGCTTAGGAG GTACAGGATATGTTTGTAGCACATATCTTGGATCAGCGCCCAGCTCTATAGACATAATAAGAATGTATAATTTGGACAGCGAGATGACCAGCAG GATTTTCCAGGCACCACTTAGCGACCTGTGCTCCTTGAAAAGTTCTGGCAATGCTCCTGGTAGCGTTCAAGGTGATGCGGTCGAACCTAGTGGAGTACCAGACGAGAGTCTTCAGTCATCCCTGGAAAAACCATCTGATACAGAAGTATCAGATGGGAATGCGCAGTCAACGACAGCGCAGCCAATTGTTATAGGGGCCCCTGAGCCTGCAACGGATGAGCACCTTAATCAAGGTGACATCCCAATTGATATAGAGGCCCCTGAGCCTGCGGATGAGCACCTTAATCAAGGTGGCATTTCTATGCCGG ATTGCAAAGGAAGTAATGGCAATTCAATAGCTCCCAAAGCACCGAGAGCAGGAAAAGCACCCTCACCGGAGAGGATGAAATATTGGGGAGAACATGGCTTTAGCAG TTTGATTGTTGCTGCTCCGGGACATGAGGTGGAGAGTGTGGTTGCTGATTTGCTTCCACTCTTGTCTTATTCAGCCCCATTTGCCATTTATCACCAGTATCTTCAG CCTCTTGCGACTTGCATGCATAGTTTGCAAGTATCAAAAATGGCTATTGGGTTACAGATTACTGAACCCTGGCTTCGAGAGTATCAG GTCCTTCCATCGCGCAGCCACCCACACATGCAGATGAACGCGTTTGGTGGGTATATCTTGAGTGGCATCCGGGTACACAAGCCAGACCCGTCGGGAGCACGAGTGCAAGAGAAGTCATCTGGCGCAACGGAGAGCATGCTTGTCTCGTTGTAA